From a single Gimesia fumaroli genomic region:
- a CDS encoding TolC family protein codes for MKDHPSVKVRGFGLALSTAFIMGCATHTANVQEASTAKVALAPTADESALQETKSEPLESDTQIVKTGAEATARELTDGTQSDLVIQHPPLSQTLGELEMLAVDQNPQLVKLYQEYNAASARSHYVNKLPDPKLGANVFGDPIQTASGSQRAVLSASQAIPWLGKLNAEEQRACFEAFAVRADYLSERLRVIAAVRTGWYRLYVIDQQIATATANQELLKSLIDVANAQVATGTATQGDVLLGTLELSKLEERLLTYRKLRVAMQAEVNRLVARDADLAVLPPEELEIKFPDISAPQIYQSAIDSQPEIQAAQLRTQATRWGIEVARLSRRPELTLSANYFFTDNNRPPSNLYKVGQDPWSLGAQVSIPLWKEKYDALENEATWKHLASNYSEQDLLDRYDALITELLAEARRAEETAVLYKETILPQARQTLRADQESYSRGSVEFDRVIRDYRNLLTLELGYHQAIGELAISLTQLSRVAGEDFSLSNVPVVPALPGEN; via the coding sequence ATGAAGGATCATCCCTCAGTCAAAGTGCGCGGATTTGGCCTGGCGCTTTCTACAGCTTTTATCATGGGATGTGCGACGCATACTGCCAATGTCCAGGAGGCATCGACGGCCAAAGTTGCGCTCGCACCAACGGCTGATGAATCTGCTCTGCAGGAAACGAAATCCGAACCTTTGGAATCTGATACGCAGATCGTAAAGACCGGTGCGGAAGCAACTGCCCGGGAATTGACCGACGGAACGCAGTCTGATCTGGTGATACAACATCCGCCGCTTTCTCAGACGCTGGGTGAACTCGAGATGCTGGCCGTCGACCAGAATCCCCAACTGGTGAAACTCTATCAGGAATACAATGCTGCTTCGGCCCGATCGCATTATGTCAACAAACTTCCCGATCCTAAACTGGGCGCGAATGTGTTTGGAGATCCGATTCAAACCGCATCCGGCTCGCAACGGGCGGTGCTGAGTGCCAGTCAGGCGATTCCCTGGTTGGGTAAACTGAATGCAGAGGAGCAGCGCGCCTGCTTTGAAGCCTTCGCCGTCCGAGCCGACTATCTTTCAGAACGCCTGCGCGTGATCGCCGCTGTTCGTACCGGCTGGTATCGTCTGTACGTGATCGATCAACAGATTGCCACAGCGACCGCCAATCAGGAACTGTTGAAGTCCTTGATTGACGTGGCCAATGCCCAGGTTGCTACTGGCACTGCCACTCAGGGAGACGTCCTGCTCGGTACTCTGGAGCTCAGCAAACTCGAAGAGCGACTGCTCACGTATCGCAAGTTACGAGTCGCGATGCAGGCAGAAGTCAATCGGCTGGTCGCCCGCGATGCGGATCTGGCCGTGTTGCCTCCGGAAGAACTGGAAATTAAATTTCCTGACATATCGGCTCCACAGATTTATCAGAGTGCTATAGATTCGCAACCGGAGATTCAGGCGGCCCAGCTTCGCACGCAAGCCACACGGTGGGGTATTGAAGTGGCCCGTTTGAGTCGGCGGCCCGAACTGACTCTCTCTGCCAATTACTTTTTCACTGATAATAACCGTCCTCCCTCAAATCTATATAAGGTCGGTCAGGACCCCTGGTCGCTTGGGGCTCAGGTCAGTATTCCGCTCTGGAAAGAGAAATACGATGCCCTGGAAAATGAAGCGACCTGGAAACATCTCGCTTCAAACTACTCGGAACAGGATCTCCTCGATCGCTATGATGCCCTGATTACCGAACTGCTAGCCGAAGCCCGCCGTGCCGAAGAAACCGCAGTGCTCTATAAAGAAACGATCCTGCCGCAGGCGCGTCAGACTTTAAGAGCCGACCAGGAATCGTATTCCCGCGGATCTGTCGAATTTGATCGCGTTATTCGCGATTATCGCAATCTGTTGACACTGGAACTGGGTTATCATCAGGCCATTGGCGAACTCGCAATTTCTCTGACACAGCTTAGTCGCGTCGCCGGCGAAGACTTTTCTTTGTCTAATGTGCCTGTTGTTCCTGCATTGCCCGGTGAGAACTGA
- a CDS encoding efflux RND transporter permease subunit, whose translation MLRALISFSIREPLIMFCVTAVLIGFGWYSVREVPIDAIPNIGENQVIIFTAWPGRSPKDVEDQVTYPLSVSMLAVPDAESVRGKSLFGYSFVQVTFKDSTDFYWARSRVAEQLGTAAALLPEGVVPTLGPDATGLGQVLYYVLEPPKEMNLAELRSLQDFVVKYELQAVPGVSEVASVGGYVRQYQIEVDPDKLRFHDIPLDQVIDAVRKSNIDVGAKTVESGGMEFIIRGRGFIGAGQNTEQAIGDIEQTVIRSKEGVPIRIRDLGRVQLGPEFRRGAIDLNGSEAVGGVVVMRFGENPRKVIDSIKAKMAQIEPSLKGVNFKLIYDRTGLINETIATLTDALTQEVIITAVVILLFLLHLRASIVVAVTLPVAVLMAFIAMNVFGIDANIMSLAGIAIAIGTMVDMGIVVSESIYDSLAEWEAEGSPGGKAQRLKVIHTAATEVAPAVVTAVMTTVVSFFPVFMLTGRDYKLFAPLAWTKTFSITAALIVAITLVPLLSRLLLNSNQRPLRRRLIVSTVFALVCGVLSWNFGADYLARIPIRLPVLVLLSTGLGGIGCFWMLSERLRPVDENPVGRLIHFLYEPTLRFFMKHKFLFFTFPTFIVLLGLGSWIGMPTVLKPFEKVARFLGVEPNEVPGWVEVKHLFPGLESNDWIALDEGSWFYMPTLYPAASFSQAMEVLQTQDTLIREIPEVENVLGKIGRIESALDPAPAAMIETYVMLKPVDQWRPGVTTKQIWEQINAVATLPGVTPASPLQPIEGRVVMLQSGIKAPMAIRIFGDSLDGLAEASIAVADHLKQIPQVNAATVNPDIVLGKPYVEFDVDRETAARYGMSTAMVNQIIETALGGSNVTRTVEGRERYPIRVRYERNLREQIDELNRLPVVTHSGEIIPLSLLASMKTTWGPGVINSEDARLVAHVSFSSSGQEGALETVNAVETSLRTAQTEGSLNLPAGYALQAVGSFQNQIEANNRLMWVVPLVIFTNLFIIYLQFRNLSIAFAVFSGIPVAFAGGMIFLGWNDIQINTAVWVGFIALFGIAVDDGVVMATYLDQVFTRKRLKTREDIRNAAVLAGLKRIRPCLMTTFTTIIALMPVIFSTGRGSDVAKAMAWPVVGGMTVELITLFVVPVIFVAYKEFKMNLGLSDSHWAGVED comes from the coding sequence ATGTTACGCGCCTTGATTTCTTTCAGCATTCGCGAACCGCTGATCATGTTCTGCGTCACGGCGGTCCTGATAGGCTTTGGCTGGTATAGCGTACGCGAAGTGCCCATCGACGCCATTCCCAACATCGGCGAAAACCAGGTGATCATTTTCACCGCCTGGCCCGGTCGTTCTCCCAAAGACGTCGAAGACCAGGTGACCTATCCTCTCTCTGTTTCGATGCTGGCCGTCCCCGATGCGGAATCGGTACGCGGCAAAAGTCTGTTCGGTTACAGTTTTGTGCAGGTCACCTTCAAAGACAGTACCGATTTTTACTGGGCCCGCTCCCGTGTTGCCGAACAGCTGGGGACAGCCGCTGCGCTCTTGCCGGAAGGAGTCGTCCCAACCCTGGGACCGGATGCCACAGGCTTAGGGCAGGTACTCTATTATGTGCTGGAACCTCCGAAAGAGATGAATCTAGCCGAGTTGCGCAGTCTGCAGGATTTCGTCGTGAAGTATGAACTGCAGGCCGTCCCTGGCGTCAGTGAAGTTGCCAGTGTGGGAGGTTATGTCCGACAATATCAGATCGAAGTCGATCCGGATAAGCTCCGTTTTCACGATATCCCCCTCGACCAGGTGATCGATGCGGTCCGTAAATCAAATATTGACGTCGGCGCGAAAACGGTAGAATCAGGCGGAATGGAATTCATCATCCGCGGTCGCGGATTTATCGGCGCGGGACAAAATACGGAACAGGCAATTGGCGATATTGAGCAAACCGTCATTCGTTCGAAGGAGGGAGTCCCGATTCGCATTCGCGATCTCGGACGCGTCCAACTCGGCCCGGAATTCCGCAGGGGAGCCATCGATCTCAACGGTTCTGAAGCAGTTGGCGGTGTTGTTGTTATGCGATTTGGTGAAAACCCCCGGAAAGTGATTGATAGTATCAAAGCCAAGATGGCACAGATCGAACCAAGCCTGAAGGGAGTGAATTTCAAGCTCATCTACGATCGCACAGGATTGATCAATGAAACTATTGCCACCCTGACTGATGCGCTGACACAGGAAGTGATCATTACCGCGGTCGTCATTCTGCTGTTTCTGCTGCATCTCCGCGCGAGTATTGTCGTCGCTGTCACGCTACCCGTTGCCGTGTTGATGGCGTTCATCGCCATGAATGTCTTCGGCATTGATGCGAATATCATGTCGCTGGCCGGCATCGCGATTGCCATCGGCACCATGGTCGATATGGGGATTGTCGTTTCCGAATCGATCTACGACAGCCTTGCGGAATGGGAGGCGGAAGGGAGTCCCGGCGGTAAAGCACAGCGGTTGAAGGTCATCCATACTGCGGCCACTGAAGTCGCCCCCGCGGTCGTCACGGCTGTGATGACAACCGTCGTCAGCTTTTTTCCCGTCTTCATGCTCACCGGTCGCGACTACAAACTCTTCGCACCGCTGGCCTGGACCAAAACGTTTTCGATTACTGCCGCCTTGATCGTCGCCATCACGCTGGTGCCTCTGTTAAGTCGACTGTTGCTTAATTCCAATCAACGGCCCCTCCGTCGACGTTTGATCGTCTCTACCGTGTTTGCGCTGGTATGCGGCGTTCTGTCCTGGAACTTTGGAGCCGATTATCTCGCGCGGATTCCCATTCGTCTGCCGGTGCTCGTCCTGTTGAGTACAGGCCTGGGTGGAATCGGCTGCTTCTGGATGCTCAGCGAGCGGCTCAGACCCGTTGATGAAAATCCGGTGGGGCGCCTGATTCACTTTTTGTATGAACCGACGCTGCGATTTTTCATGAAACACAAATTCCTGTTTTTTACGTTTCCCACCTTCATCGTGCTGCTGGGACTGGGATCCTGGATCGGGATGCCGACGGTATTAAAGCCGTTCGAAAAAGTTGCCCGGTTTCTGGGAGTCGAACCCAACGAAGTGCCTGGCTGGGTCGAGGTCAAGCATCTGTTTCCCGGTCTGGAATCGAATGACTGGATCGCTCTCGACGAAGGGAGCTGGTTCTACATGCCGACGCTGTATCCCGCTGCCAGTTTTTCACAGGCGATGGAAGTTCTGCAGACGCAGGATACGCTGATCAGAGAGATTCCCGAAGTCGAAAATGTACTCGGGAAAATCGGCCGCATCGAGTCGGCTCTCGATCCGGCTCCCGCGGCGATGATTGAAACCTACGTCATGCTCAAACCCGTCGATCAGTGGCGGCCCGGTGTGACTACGAAGCAAATCTGGGAGCAGATCAACGCGGTTGCCACACTGCCCGGCGTCACACCCGCTTCGCCGCTGCAGCCGATCGAAGGCCGCGTGGTCATGCTGCAGAGCGGTATCAAGGCACCGATGGCGATTCGTATCTTCGGCGACAGTCTGGACGGGCTGGCCGAAGCATCGATCGCCGTTGCCGACCACTTGAAGCAGATTCCCCAGGTCAACGCAGCCACGGTGAACCCTGATATCGTGTTGGGGAAACCCTATGTCGAGTTTGACGTCGATCGGGAAACCGCGGCCCGGTACGGCATGTCCACGGCGATGGTGAACCAGATCATCGAAACGGCTCTGGGAGGTTCGAATGTCACGCGCACCGTAGAAGGTCGCGAACGCTATCCCATTCGTGTCCGCTATGAACGGAATCTTCGCGAGCAGATCGACGAATTAAATCGCTTGCCCGTCGTCACGCATTCGGGAGAAATCATTCCCCTTTCCCTCCTGGCGAGTATGAAAACGACGTGGGGGCCCGGCGTGATCAACAGTGAAGACGCGCGTCTGGTCGCACACGTCTCCTTTTCCTCATCCGGGCAGGAGGGCGCACTGGAAACGGTGAACGCGGTGGAGACCAGCCTCCGCACTGCACAAACAGAGGGCTCGTTAAATTTGCCTGCCGGCTATGCCCTGCAGGCGGTCGGCTCGTTTCAGAACCAGATCGAAGCCAACAACCGCCTGATGTGGGTCGTGCCACTCGTGATTTTTACAAACCTCTTCATCATCTATCTGCAATTCCGGAATCTGTCGATCGCTTTCGCTGTGTTTTCTGGTATCCCGGTCGCGTTTGCGGGGGGCATGATCTTCCTGGGCTGGAACGACATTCAAATCAATACCGCAGTCTGGGTCGGTTTCATTGCGCTGTTCGGCATCGCCGTGGATGACGGCGTCGTGATGGCGACTTACCTCGATCAGGTCTTTACCCGCAAAAGGTTGAAGACCAGGGAGGATATCCGGAATGCTGCGGTCTTGGCCGGGCTCAAGCGGATTCGTCCCTGCCTGATGACGACTTTTACGACGATCATTGCACTGATGCCCGTCATCTTTTCTACCGGGCGCGGCTCCGATGTCGCCAAAGCGATGGCCTGGCCCGTGGTCGGCGGCATGACTGTCGAACTGATTACACTATTCGTTGTGCCTGTGATCTTTGTCGCATATAAGGAATTCAAAATGAATCTCGGTCTGAGTGATTCTCACTGGGCGGGAGTGGAAGATTAA
- a CDS encoding aspartate aminotransferase family protein, with amino-acid sequence MSQAVGQQIESDFFAKFPTSAQDYQKACALFPSGVTHDGRYMKPFPIYVDRALDAHKYDVDGNDIIDYWSGHGALILGHSHPDMVKAVQNQVAKGTHFGACHEMELEWGDLVRQLVPSCEMLRFTSSGTEATMMALRVARIATGKTKVIKFAGHFHGWHDLLTQASEPPHDDKTYAMPGVTNGVSDELIIIRPNDLDLVERTIAEHDPACLIIEATGSRWGVVPLEDGFLQGLRKLTADKGVLMIMDEVISGFRVAPGGMQEVCGIVPDLTSLAKIVAGGLPGGCLAGRADLMQAIAFDNPFGQKMKHPGTYNANPLSAAAGIAVLKQVATGEPCRKANESAAKLRKGMNEVLTRKNVNWVVYGQFSIIKVFPGYDGPRPTDDSFVPYNNDFDRLDRKHDAQLGHAFRCALLLNGVDWFGWGAMTTSAHTDEDIDFTIKAFEGAIDALRNDGFID; translated from the coding sequence ATGAGCCAGGCAGTGGGACAACAGATTGAATCCGACTTTTTTGCAAAATTCCCGACGTCGGCACAAGATTACCAAAAAGCATGTGCACTGTTTCCGAGTGGTGTGACGCATGACGGCCGGTACATGAAACCGTTCCCGATTTATGTCGATCGTGCGCTGGATGCTCATAAGTATGACGTCGACGGCAACGACATTATCGACTACTGGAGTGGTCATGGAGCGCTGATTCTGGGACACAGCCATCCCGATATGGTTAAGGCGGTCCAGAATCAGGTCGCGAAGGGAACCCACTTCGGTGCATGTCACGAGATGGAACTGGAATGGGGCGATCTGGTACGTCAGCTGGTTCCCTCCTGTGAGATGCTTAGGTTCACCAGCAGTGGTACCGAAGCCACCATGATGGCACTGCGTGTGGCACGCATCGCGACCGGAAAAACAAAAGTCATCAAATTCGCAGGGCACTTTCATGGCTGGCACGATCTGCTCACCCAGGCTTCAGAGCCGCCACATGATGACAAAACTTATGCGATGCCCGGCGTCACGAATGGGGTTTCTGATGAACTCATTATCATTCGTCCCAACGATCTGGATCTGGTGGAACGAACGATCGCCGAGCATGACCCCGCCTGCCTCATCATCGAAGCAACCGGCAGTCGCTGGGGTGTCGTTCCATTAGAAGACGGATTTCTGCAGGGACTGCGCAAGCTGACGGCTGACAAAGGCGTGCTGATGATTATGGATGAAGTCATCAGCGGGTTCCGTGTCGCCCCCGGCGGCATGCAGGAAGTCTGTGGGATCGTGCCCGACCTGACATCCCTGGCGAAAATTGTCGCCGGCGGTCTGCCCGGTGGTTGTCTGGCAGGGCGTGCCGATCTGATGCAGGCAATCGCTTTTGACAATCCCTTTGGTCAGAAAATGAAACACCCGGGAACCTACAATGCGAATCCGCTTTCCGCTGCTGCGGGTATTGCGGTTCTGAAACAGGTCGCGACGGGAGAGCCTTGCCGGAAAGCGAATGAGAGTGCGGCCAAACTGCGAAAGGGCATGAACGAAGTACTCACTCGCAAGAATGTGAACTGGGTTGTCTACGGTCAGTTCTCAATTATCAAAGTCTTCCCCGGCTACGACGGGCCGCGACCCACCGATGATTCATTCGTGCCGTACAACAATGACTTTGATCGACTGGACCGCAAGCATGATGCCCAGCTGGGACACGCATTTCGTTGTGCTCTGCTGCTGAATGGCGTTGACTGGTTCGGCTGGGGCGCGATGACGACTTCAGCTCACACCGACGAAGACATTGACTTCACCATCAAAGCCTTCGAAGGTGCCATTGACGCGCTACGGAATGACGGCTTCATCGATTGA
- the thrS gene encoding threonine--tRNA ligase — translation MIQIKLPDGSVKEFPENSTALDVAQSIGERLANAVVAAEVDGTICDAFRPLKEISDSQEINLKLLTDRDPEALGVMRHSCAHIMARAVMRLWPGIQLAFGPTLPHGFYYDFGLEHTISEDDFPKIEEEMKKIIKEEEPFERFSLDRAEAVSFVNEMDQHSKAEHIETGLADHGQLSFYRQGEFVDLCRGPHIPNAGKVKAFKLLSIAGSYWKGDAGNKPLQRLYGTAWFSKKDMKKYLEQVEEAKRRDHRVLGKKLGLFQINPEVGQGLCLWLPKGATIRAVLEDFIKVELTRLGYQPVYSPHIGRVELYETSGHFPYYRDSQFAPLFGHDAGQLVDFWVRKLEEDDLSAEEEETFFKSSRVMNCDFEFPPGASREEKIQILKDWEHKHERYLLKPMNCPHHAEMYKAMPRSYRDLPVRLAEFGTVYRHEQTGELNGMLRVRGLTQDDAHIFCTPEQVEGEFKATLELVKFVLASVGLDNFRVQLSLREPGSDKYVGSEENWQHAEDSLRKVLESSGMSYSECEGEAAFYGPKADFMVSDCIGREWQLGTVQLDYNLPERFKLEYTGSDNQPHRPVMIHRAPFGSMERFTGMLIEHFAGAFPLWLAPEQIRVLPVSDKTLDYANEVAAQLRQNGFRISIDTRSSKVNAKIRDAQLELIPYMFIVGPKEAEQNAVAVRDRIDGDLGPMPLTDAIAKLKQEADQRLVRQVVESTFSGIEGQTEKANEY, via the coding sequence ATGATTCAAATCAAATTACCCGATGGAAGCGTAAAGGAATTCCCTGAAAACAGTACTGCACTCGATGTGGCCCAATCAATTGGTGAGCGGCTGGCCAATGCGGTCGTGGCCGCGGAAGTGGATGGAACCATTTGTGATGCGTTTCGCCCTTTGAAAGAGATCTCGGACTCTCAAGAAATCAATCTCAAGCTGCTCACTGACCGTGATCCCGAAGCACTCGGCGTCATGCGACACTCGTGTGCTCATATTATGGCCCGCGCAGTCATGCGGCTCTGGCCCGGCATTCAGCTGGCCTTCGGCCCCACCCTGCCTCACGGCTTCTATTACGATTTTGGTCTGGAACACACCATCAGCGAAGATGACTTCCCTAAAATCGAAGAAGAGATGAAGAAGATCATCAAAGAGGAAGAACCGTTCGAACGGTTCTCACTCGATCGTGCCGAAGCCGTTTCGTTCGTGAACGAGATGGATCAGCATTCCAAAGCCGAGCACATTGAAACCGGCCTGGCCGATCATGGGCAGCTGAGCTTCTATCGACAGGGTGAATTTGTCGACCTGTGTCGTGGTCCGCATATTCCCAACGCCGGTAAAGTGAAAGCATTCAAACTGCTGTCGATTGCCGGTTCGTACTGGAAGGGCGATGCGGGCAATAAGCCGCTACAACGTCTGTATGGAACAGCCTGGTTCAGCAAGAAAGATATGAAGAAATATCTGGAACAGGTGGAAGAAGCCAAGCGCCGCGATCACCGCGTGCTGGGGAAAAAGCTGGGACTGTTTCAGATTAACCCGGAAGTTGGTCAGGGGCTCTGTCTCTGGTTGCCGAAAGGCGCCACCATTCGCGCGGTTCTGGAAGACTTCATCAAAGTGGAACTGACTCGACTCGGTTATCAGCCCGTCTATTCGCCGCACATCGGTCGCGTGGAACTGTACGAAACCAGCGGTCACTTCCCCTATTATCGCGATTCCCAATTCGCACCGCTGTTCGGCCACGATGCCGGCCAACTGGTCGATTTCTGGGTCCGCAAACTGGAAGAAGACGACCTGTCAGCCGAGGAAGAAGAAACCTTCTTCAAGTCGTCTCGCGTGATGAACTGTGATTTCGAGTTTCCTCCCGGTGCCAGCCGCGAAGAGAAGATTCAGATTCTCAAGGACTGGGAGCACAAACACGAGCGTTATCTGCTCAAACCGATGAACTGTCCGCATCATGCAGAGATGTATAAAGCGATGCCGCGCAGCTATCGGGACTTGCCGGTACGTCTGGCTGAGTTCGGCACCGTGTATCGTCACGAACAGACCGGAGAACTCAACGGCATGTTGCGGGTTCGCGGGTTGACTCAGGACGACGCGCATATTTTCTGTACTCCCGAGCAGGTCGAAGGCGAATTCAAGGCGACGCTGGAGCTGGTCAAATTCGTATTGGCGTCGGTCGGTCTGGACAATTTCCGCGTGCAGCTTTCACTGCGTGAGCCCGGCAGCGATAAATATGTCGGCAGTGAAGAGAACTGGCAGCATGCAGAAGACAGTCTTCGGAAAGTGCTCGAATCATCGGGCATGTCGTACAGCGAATGCGAAGGGGAAGCCGCGTTTTACGGTCCCAAAGCCGACTTCATGGTCTCGGACTGTATCGGCCGTGAATGGCAGCTGGGAACCGTGCAGCTCGATTACAATCTGCCGGAACGGTTTAAGCTGGAATACACGGGTTCGGATAATCAACCGCATCGTCCGGTGATGATTCACCGTGCCCCCTTCGGTTCGATGGAACGCTTCACCGGTATGTTGATTGAACATTTCGCCGGAGCGTTTCCGCTCTGGCTCGCGCCGGAACAGATTCGTGTGCTACCGGTCAGTGATAAGACACTGGATTACGCGAACGAAGTCGCCGCTCAACTGCGGCAGAACGGGTTCCGGATTTCGATCGACACGCGCAGTTCGAAGGTCAACGCGAAGATTCGCGATGCCCAGTTGGAACTGATTCCGTACATGTTCATCGTGGGCCCTAAAGAAGCCGAGCAGAACGCGGTCGCTGTGCGTGACCGCATCGACGGCGATCTGGGACCGATGCCGTTAACCGATGCGATTGCCAAGCTGAAACAGGAAGCCGATCAACGGCTCGTGCGGCAGGTGGTCGAAAGCACGTTCTCCGGCATCGAAGGACAGACGGAAAAAGCGAACGAGTATTAA
- a CDS encoding efflux RND transporter periplasmic adaptor subunit, protein MTTSSTEEPAKDPVNTETPPPPDAKSGRWWLRKLLPAALFLSVGLFLIVLLGVAQRLGWIQSGISPSSATTEGGKAQIFTCPMHPQIRQPKPGRCPICGMALVPAAKSGANIDQMAINIDPAQRRLANIQTAKAKLESVSTTIETIGSIEIDESRQATIAAYINGRIEKLFADYTGVEVDKGDHLAIVYSPELYSAQVELLEAGNALKKMTSGALSVVREVQEKLVENSRQKLVELGMTDAQIKQLLSTGKAESRLTIYAPIGGTVTEKLAEEGKYIKAGEPIYRIANLTTVWLVLELYPEDASRIRFGQRVDAELQSLPGKTLKGRVVFIDPTVNPNRRTVGVRVEFKNEDGQLRPGDYAKAQIKVPIGPQGNVYDAELAGKWISPMHPQVIRDQPGDCPICGMKLVPTSRFGYTDQPVPQKKALTVPRSAILMAGDHSVVYVETKPGRFELRNVTLGSLLGDTAVILEGVKPGEKVATAGNFLIDSQMQLSGKPSLIDPLRFTPAKKTKKNTPLQFDSFKIETISGKPGQSLEKLYATYFAIQKQFAADQKITEQQARTLNTLAAQLAQDSPLSQPIKDELQQIANNSEHLHHLSLEEARKKFKPISHAVVKLATQVRGGETKPPFHHFFCPMVPQGGGDWLQSDHKLLNPYFGSKMLHCGELVPTFETAAKQPAPPGQSQQKQKHSSPSRPKGE, encoded by the coding sequence ATGACAACATCTTCCACAGAAGAACCGGCAAAAGATCCTGTGAATACCGAAACGCCTCCACCCCCGGATGCAAAATCGGGCCGCTGGTGGCTGAGAAAATTGTTGCCGGCAGCGCTGTTTCTTTCGGTTGGTCTTTTTCTGATTGTGTTGCTGGGAGTCGCACAGCGACTGGGATGGATTCAGTCTGGCATATCCCCCTCTTCTGCGACCACGGAAGGGGGCAAAGCGCAGATCTTTACCTGTCCGATGCATCCACAGATCCGCCAGCCCAAACCGGGCCGCTGTCCGATCTGTGGAATGGCGCTGGTGCCGGCCGCGAAGTCCGGTGCCAACATCGATCAGATGGCCATCAATATTGATCCGGCGCAGCGCAGGTTAGCGAACATCCAGACCGCCAAAGCAAAACTGGAATCTGTCAGCACCACAATTGAAACGATCGGTTCGATTGAAATTGACGAGAGCCGTCAGGCCACCATCGCCGCCTATATCAACGGGCGCATCGAAAAACTGTTTGCCGACTATACAGGAGTGGAAGTCGACAAAGGAGATCATCTGGCGATCGTCTACAGCCCCGAATTGTATTCTGCGCAGGTGGAACTGTTGGAAGCGGGGAATGCGCTCAAGAAAATGACCTCAGGTGCTCTGTCCGTCGTGCGCGAGGTGCAGGAGAAACTGGTAGAGAATTCAAGACAGAAACTCGTCGAGCTAGGTATGACAGACGCGCAGATCAAGCAGCTGTTATCAACTGGCAAGGCCGAATCGCGACTGACGATCTATGCTCCTATCGGCGGAACCGTGACCGAAAAACTCGCAGAGGAAGGTAAATACATCAAAGCCGGCGAGCCCATTTACCGCATTGCGAATCTGACTACCGTCTGGCTTGTGCTCGAACTCTATCCCGAAGATGCCTCTCGGATTCGCTTCGGCCAGCGGGTTGACGCCGAATTGCAGTCTCTGCCGGGAAAAACTCTGAAAGGCCGCGTGGTGTTTATCGATCCAACGGTGAATCCCAACCGCAGAACAGTGGGCGTGCGCGTGGAGTTCAAAAATGAAGACGGACAGCTCCGACCCGGTGATTATGCGAAAGCGCAAATCAAAGTTCCCATTGGCCCGCAAGGGAACGTTTACGATGCCGAGCTTGCTGGGAAATGGATCAGCCCCATGCATCCGCAGGTCATACGCGATCAGCCCGGCGACTGTCCTATTTGTGGTATGAAACTCGTACCCACTTCACGTTTTGGGTATACGGATCAACCAGTTCCACAAAAGAAAGCACTCACGGTGCCTCGTTCTGCGATCCTGATGGCCGGCGACCACAGTGTCGTCTATGTCGAAACCAAACCGGGGCGTTTTGAACTCAGAAACGTCACGCTTGGATCGTTGCTCGGGGATACTGCCGTGATTCTTGAGGGGGTGAAACCGGGCGAGAAAGTCGCTACTGCGGGGAACTTCCTGATTGATTCTCAAATGCAACTTTCGGGCAAACCGAGTCTGATTGATCCGCTCCGATTTACTCCCGCGAAAAAAACGAAGAAAAATACTCCGCTTCAGTTTGATTCATTCAAAATTGAAACAATCTCTGGGAAGCCAGGTCAGTCGCTGGAGAAACTATACGCGACTTACTTTGCGATTCAAAAGCAGTTTGCCGCCGATCAAAAAATTACAGAGCAACAGGCCAGAACACTCAACACGCTGGCTGCACAACTGGCACAGGATTCCCCGCTCAGTCAGCCGATCAAAGATGAGTTGCAGCAGATCGCCAATAATTCAGAGCATCTGCATCATCTCTCTCTCGAAGAGGCACGCAAGAAATTCAAGCCAATCAGTCATGCTGTAGTCAAGCTGGCGACTCAGGTGAGAGGCGGCGAAACTAAACCGCCGTTCCATCATTTCTTCTGTCCCATGGTCCCGCAAGGTGGAGGCGACTGGCTGCAATCCGATCACAAACTGTTGAACCCCTACTTTGGGAGCAAAATGCTGCACTGCGGCGAACTCGTGCCAACCTTTGAAACAGCGGCAAAACAACCAGCACCTCCCGGACAGTCACAGCAAAAACAGAAGCACTCATCACCTTCAAGGCCCAAGGGAGAATAA